A window of Phyllopteryx taeniolatus isolate TA_2022b chromosome 19, UOR_Ptae_1.2, whole genome shotgun sequence contains these coding sequences:
- the ankrd22 gene encoding ankyrin repeat domain-containing protein 22 isoform X1: MLPTSRVFPAADMGKVYSKPACQFAYAGDIHQLLSLVARDPNSVNEQDDVTGDTPLIAACRRGNLSAVTILMERHADVRPRNKKGRTCLHYVAKQKFSLLDHLIILILMPILLLGYFLLLQKQRRNEALMKEVLDSDVDVNAADYKGNTALHYVCLRKRHHLVPLLLLRDADPHVKNDDGESPMDIAMRLKFAKVVRLLRKTQ; this comes from the exons ATGTTGCCAACGTCCCGTGTGTTTCCTGCGGCAGACATGGGTAAGGTGTACTCGAAG CCGGCCTGTCAGTTTGCGTACGCCGGCGACATCCACCAGCTTTTATCCCTGGTCGCCCGAGACCCGAACAGCGTCAACGAGCAGGATGACGTCACCGGGGACACGCCCCTCATCGCCGCCTGTCGCCGTGGCAACTTGAGCGCGGTCACAATTCTGATGGAGCGCCACGCGGACGTACGCCCACGCAACAAG AAGGGTCGCACGTGTCTACACTACGTTGCTAAGCAGAAGTTCTCTCTTCTGGACCACCTGATCATCCTCATCCTGATGCCCATCCTCCTCCTGGGTTACTTCCTCCTG tTACAGAAGCAGCGCCGTAACGAGGCTCTGATGAAGGAAGTGCTGGACAGCGACGTGGACGTCAACGCGGCAGACTAC aAAGGGAACACAGCTCTTCACTACGTTTGTCTGCGGAAACGCCATCATTTAGTTCCTCTGTTGCTCCTCAGAGACGCCGACCCTCATGTCAAGAATGAC gACGGCGAGTCGCCGATGGACATCGCCATGAGGTTAAAGTTCGCTAAAGTAGTGCGGCTGCTGAGGAAGACGCAGTGA
- the ankrd22 gene encoding ankyrin repeat domain-containing protein 22 isoform X2 produces MLPTSRVFPAADMGKVYSKPACQFAYAGDIHQLLSLVARDPNSVNEQDDVTGDTPLIAACRRGNLSAVTILMERHADVRPRNKGRTCLHYVAKQKFSLLDHLIILILMPILLLGYFLLLQKQRRNEALMKEVLDSDVDVNAADYKGNTALHYVCLRKRHHLVPLLLLRDADPHVKNDDGESPMDIAMRLKFAKVVRLLRKTQ; encoded by the exons ATGTTGCCAACGTCCCGTGTGTTTCCTGCGGCAGACATGGGTAAGGTGTACTCGAAG CCGGCCTGTCAGTTTGCGTACGCCGGCGACATCCACCAGCTTTTATCCCTGGTCGCCCGAGACCCGAACAGCGTCAACGAGCAGGATGACGTCACCGGGGACACGCCCCTCATCGCCGCCTGTCGCCGTGGCAACTTGAGCGCGGTCACAATTCTGATGGAGCGCCACGCGGACGTACGCCCACGCAACAAG GGTCGCACGTGTCTACACTACGTTGCTAAGCAGAAGTTCTCTCTTCTGGACCACCTGATCATCCTCATCCTGATGCCCATCCTCCTCCTGGGTTACTTCCTCCTG tTACAGAAGCAGCGCCGTAACGAGGCTCTGATGAAGGAAGTGCTGGACAGCGACGTGGACGTCAACGCGGCAGACTAC aAAGGGAACACAGCTCTTCACTACGTTTGTCTGCGGAAACGCCATCATTTAGTTCCTCTGTTGCTCCTCAGAGACGCCGACCCTCATGTCAAGAATGAC gACGGCGAGTCGCCGATGGACATCGCCATGAGGTTAAAGTTCGCTAAAGTAGTGCGGCTGCTGAGGAAGACGCAGTGA
- the atad1b gene encoding outer mitochondrial transmembrane helix translocase isoform X1, giving the protein MVLRELPVEQVARPLGRNEVLGLLFRLTVFGAVTYFTIKWMVDAIDPTRKQKVEAQKQAEKLMRQIGVKDVKLSEYEMSIAAHLVDPLSMQMSWRDIGGLDEVITELQETVIMPVQKRHLFQTSRLLQPPKGVLLYGPPGCGKTLIAKATAKEAGFRFINLQPSTLTDKWYGESQKLAAAVFSLAVKLQPAVIFVDEIDSFLRNRSSSDHEATAMMKAQFMSLWDGLDTDHRCQVIVMGATNRPQDLDSAILRRMPTRFHINQPSLRQREQILKLILENESVDESVELPEIAKETEGFSGSDLREMCRDGALLCVRDFVHTRSDGPSEDFIRPIHASDLQRAIAKMKKSKMAGGHGALLHAALD; this is encoded by the exons ATGGTGCTGAGGGAGCTTCCGGTGGAGCAGGTGGCGCGGCCCCTGGGCAGGAACGAGGTGCTGGGGCTCCTGTTCCGCCTCACCGTCTTCGGTGCCGTCACCTACTTCACCATCAAGTGGATGGTGGACGCCATCGACCCCACGCGCAAGCAGAAGGTGGAGGCGCAGAAACAA GCGGAGAAGTTGATGCGGCAGATCGGCGTCAAAGATGTCAAGCTGTCCGAGTACGAGATGAGCATCGCCGCACACCTGGTGGACCCGCTTAGCATGCAG ATGTCGTGGCGCGACATTGGCGGTCTCGACGAGGTCATCACGGAGCTCCAGGAGACCGTCATCATGCCCGTCCAAAAACGACATCTCTTCCAAACATCCAGACTGCTGCAGCCCCCCAAAG GGGTCCTGCTCTACGGGCCGCCCGGTTGCGGCAAGACGCTGATTGCCAAGGCGACGGCCAAGGAGGCGGGCTTCCGCTTCATCAACCTGCAGCCCAGCACGTTGACGGACAAGTGGTACGGCGAATCGCAGAAGCTCGCCGCCGCCGTCTTCTCCTTGGCCGTCAAACTGCAGCCCGCCGTCATCTTCGTCGACGAAATAG ATTCGTTCCTGAGGAATCGCTCGAGCTCGGACCACGAGGCGACGGCCATGATGAAGGCGCAGTTCATGAGTCTGTGGGATGGCCTAGACACGGACCACCGCTGTCAG GTGATCGTCATGGGCGCCACCAACCGACCGCAAGATCTGGACTCTGCCATCTTGAGGAGGATGCCCACCAGGTTCCACATCAACCAGCCG AGTTTGCGTCAGCGGGAGCAGATCCTCAAACTTATCCTGGAAAACGAGAGC GTGGACGAGTCAGTGGAGCTTCCCGAGATCGCCAAGGAAACGGAAGGATTCTCCGGAAGTGACCTTCGGGAGATGTGCCGCGACGGCGCCCTGCTGTGCGTTCGAGACTTTGTGCACACTCGCAGCGACGG CCCGTCGGAAGATTTCATCCGTCCCATTCACGCGTCCGACCTACAGAGAGCCATTGCCAAGATGAAGAAATCGAAGATGGCGGGGGGGCACGGCGCCCTGCTGCACGCCGCTCTGGACTGA
- the lipf gene encoding gastric triacylglycerol lipase isoform X2, giving the protein MRCALCALCALFAVLLCSADRSPSTGRRSFGTQTMLDPEVHMNITEIIGRWGYPAEEHEVLTEDGYVLMVNRIPSGRECKKSLRGAVFLQHGLLAAGSNWITNPPASGLGYALADAGYDVWLGNSRGNTWSRKHRAFTPDDVDFWKFSHDEMALFDLPAVVDYILKVTGQDQIVYIGHSQGTTIGFMAFSRLPHVAAKIKLFVALAPVATVAFTSSPMSKLAILPDFLVWDLFGRRDFLPQSHMIEWFAEHVCGKHLLSELCGNLFFVLCGFDELNLNMSRTPVYTTHCPAGTSVQNMLHWAQAVGSGKLSAFDFGTEGNMKRYNQTTPPQYRVQDMKVPTAVFSGGHDTLADPKDVALLLTQVSNVVFHQHIPHWDHLDFIWGLDAPQLMFPAILKLLQREH; this is encoded by the exons ATGCGGTGTGCGCTTTGTGCTCTTTGTGCGCTCTTTGCAGTTCTGCTGTGCAGTGCCGACAGGTCGCCGTCAACGGGGCGTCGCTCTTTTGGCACTCAGACGATGTTGGACCCTGAAGTACACATGAACATC ACGGAGATCATCGGCAGGTGGGGCTACCCGGCAGAGGAGCACGAGGTTCTGACGGAGGACGGCTACGTCCTGATGGTCAACAGAATCCCCTCAGGACGCGAGTGCAAGAAAA GTCTCCGAGGCGCAGTTTTCCTCCAGCACGGCCTCCTGGCAGCCGGCAGCAACTGGATCACCAACCCGCCGGCTTCCGGCCTGGGCTACGCGTTGGCCGACGCCGGCTATGACGTTTGGCTCGGGAACAGCCGAGGGAACACCTGGTCCAGGAAACACCGCGCCTTCACCCCAGACGACGTAGACTTCTGGAAGTTCAG TCACGACGAAATGGCCCTTTTCGATCTTCCCGCTGTTGTGGACTACATCCTGAAGGTGACGGGACAAGACCAGATAGTTTACATCGGACACTCGCAGGGGACCACCATTG GATTCATGGCGTTCTCCAGGCTTCCGCACGTGGCCGCCAAGATCAAATTGTTTGTGGCGTTGGCTCCGGTGGCCACGGTGGCTTTCACCAGCAGCCCCATGTCAAAACTCGCCATCCTGCCCGACTTCCTGGTTTGG GACCTGTTCGGGAGGCGGGACTTCCTGCCTCAGAGTCACATGATCGAGTGGTTCGCCGAGCACGTTTGCGGCAAACATCTGCTCAGCGAGCTGTGCGGAAATCTTTTCTTCGTCCTGTGCGGCTTTGACGAGCTCAACCTCAACATG TCTCGCACGCCCGTCTACACCACGCACTGTCCTGCCGGCACGTCGGTCCAGAACATGCTCCACTGGGCCCAG GCGGTCGGTAGCGGGAAGCTGTCGGCGTTCGACTTCGGCACGGAGGGAAACATGAAACGTTACAACCAG ACCACGCCCCCCCAGTACCGCGTCCAGGACATGAAGGTTCCCACCGCCGTCTTCTCGGGGGGGCACGACACGCTGGCCGACCCCAAAGACGTCGCTCTGCTCCTCACGCAG GTGTCCAATGTTGTGTTCCACCAGCACATTCCCCACTGGGACCACCTGGACTTCATTTGGGGTCTGGACGCCCCCCAGCTGATGTTTCCCGCCATCCTCAAGCTGCTGCAGCGGGAACACTAG
- the lipf gene encoding gastric triacylglycerol lipase isoform X1 has translation MRSRDNIYSAASCFESTAESAHKRATVTSHPTSRDRSSSARAQLPADSMRCALCALCALFAVLLCSADRSPSTGRRSFGTQTMLDPEVHMNITEIIGRWGYPAEEHEVLTEDGYVLMVNRIPSGRECKKSLRGAVFLQHGLLAAGSNWITNPPASGLGYALADAGYDVWLGNSRGNTWSRKHRAFTPDDVDFWKFSHDEMALFDLPAVVDYILKVTGQDQIVYIGHSQGTTIGFMAFSRLPHVAAKIKLFVALAPVATVAFTSSPMSKLAILPDFLVWDLFGRRDFLPQSHMIEWFAEHVCGKHLLSELCGNLFFVLCGFDELNLNMSRTPVYTTHCPAGTSVQNMLHWAQAVGSGKLSAFDFGTEGNMKRYNQTTPPQYRVQDMKVPTAVFSGGHDTLADPKDVALLLTQVSNVVFHQHIPHWDHLDFIWGLDAPQLMFPAILKLLQREH, from the exons ATGAGAAGTCGCGATAACATTTACAGTGCGGCCTCTTGTTTTGAATCGACTGCTGAATCTGCGCACAAGCGCGCTACGGTGACGTCACACCCCACGTCACGTGATCGCAGTTCAAGCGCCCGAGCTCAGCTTCCG GCAGACAGCATGCGGTGTGCGCTTTGTGCTCTTTGTGCGCTCTTTGCAGTTCTGCTGTGCAGTGCCGACAGGTCGCCGTCAACGGGGCGTCGCTCTTTTGGCACTCAGACGATGTTGGACCCTGAAGTACACATGAACATC ACGGAGATCATCGGCAGGTGGGGCTACCCGGCAGAGGAGCACGAGGTTCTGACGGAGGACGGCTACGTCCTGATGGTCAACAGAATCCCCTCAGGACGCGAGTGCAAGAAAA GTCTCCGAGGCGCAGTTTTCCTCCAGCACGGCCTCCTGGCAGCCGGCAGCAACTGGATCACCAACCCGCCGGCTTCCGGCCTGGGCTACGCGTTGGCCGACGCCGGCTATGACGTTTGGCTCGGGAACAGCCGAGGGAACACCTGGTCCAGGAAACACCGCGCCTTCACCCCAGACGACGTAGACTTCTGGAAGTTCAG TCACGACGAAATGGCCCTTTTCGATCTTCCCGCTGTTGTGGACTACATCCTGAAGGTGACGGGACAAGACCAGATAGTTTACATCGGACACTCGCAGGGGACCACCATTG GATTCATGGCGTTCTCCAGGCTTCCGCACGTGGCCGCCAAGATCAAATTGTTTGTGGCGTTGGCTCCGGTGGCCACGGTGGCTTTCACCAGCAGCCCCATGTCAAAACTCGCCATCCTGCCCGACTTCCTGGTTTGG GACCTGTTCGGGAGGCGGGACTTCCTGCCTCAGAGTCACATGATCGAGTGGTTCGCCGAGCACGTTTGCGGCAAACATCTGCTCAGCGAGCTGTGCGGAAATCTTTTCTTCGTCCTGTGCGGCTTTGACGAGCTCAACCTCAACATG TCTCGCACGCCCGTCTACACCACGCACTGTCCTGCCGGCACGTCGGTCCAGAACATGCTCCACTGGGCCCAG GCGGTCGGTAGCGGGAAGCTGTCGGCGTTCGACTTCGGCACGGAGGGAAACATGAAACGTTACAACCAG ACCACGCCCCCCCAGTACCGCGTCCAGGACATGAAGGTTCCCACCGCCGTCTTCTCGGGGGGGCACGACACGCTGGCCGACCCCAAAGACGTCGCTCTGCTCCTCACGCAG GTGTCCAATGTTGTGTTCCACCAGCACATTCCCCACTGGGACCACCTGGACTTCATTTGGGGTCTGGACGCCCCCCAGCTGATGTTTCCCGCCATCCTCAAGCTGCTGCAGCGGGAACACTAG
- the lipf gene encoding gastric triacylglycerol lipase isoform X3, protein MRAHADGDHRQVGLPGRGARGSDGGRLRPDGQQNPLRTRVQENGAGLRGAVFLQHGLLAAGSNWITNPPASGLGYALADAGYDVWLGNSRGNTWSRKHRAFTPDDVDFWKFSHDEMALFDLPAVVDYILKVTGQDQIVYIGHSQGTTIGFMAFSRLPHVAAKIKLFVALAPVATVAFTSSPMSKLAILPDFLVWDLFGRRDFLPQSHMIEWFAEHVCGKHLLSELCGNLFFVLCGFDELNLNMSRTPVYTTHCPAGTSVQNMLHWAQAVGSGKLSAFDFGTEGNMKRYNQTTPPQYRVQDMKVPTAVFSGGHDTLADPKDVALLLTQVSNVVFHQHIPHWDHLDFIWGLDAPQLMFPAILKLLQREH, encoded by the exons ATGCGTGCGCACGCAGACGGAGATCATCGGCAGGTGGGGCTACCCGGCAGAGGAGCACGAGGTTCTGACGGAGGACGGCTACGTCCTGATGGTCAACAGAATCCCCTCAGGACGCGAGTGCAAGAAAA CGGCGCAGGTCTCCGAGGCGCAGTTTTCCTCCAGCACGGCCTCCTGGCAGCCGGCAGCAACTGGATCACCAACCCGCCGGCTTCCGGCCTGGGCTACGCGTTGGCCGACGCCGGCTATGACGTTTGGCTCGGGAACAGCCGAGGGAACACCTGGTCCAGGAAACACCGCGCCTTCACCCCAGACGACGTAGACTTCTGGAAGTTCAG TCACGACGAAATGGCCCTTTTCGATCTTCCCGCTGTTGTGGACTACATCCTGAAGGTGACGGGACAAGACCAGATAGTTTACATCGGACACTCGCAGGGGACCACCATTG GATTCATGGCGTTCTCCAGGCTTCCGCACGTGGCCGCCAAGATCAAATTGTTTGTGGCGTTGGCTCCGGTGGCCACGGTGGCTTTCACCAGCAGCCCCATGTCAAAACTCGCCATCCTGCCCGACTTCCTGGTTTGG GACCTGTTCGGGAGGCGGGACTTCCTGCCTCAGAGTCACATGATCGAGTGGTTCGCCGAGCACGTTTGCGGCAAACATCTGCTCAGCGAGCTGTGCGGAAATCTTTTCTTCGTCCTGTGCGGCTTTGACGAGCTCAACCTCAACATG TCTCGCACGCCCGTCTACACCACGCACTGTCCTGCCGGCACGTCGGTCCAGAACATGCTCCACTGGGCCCAG GCGGTCGGTAGCGGGAAGCTGTCGGCGTTCGACTTCGGCACGGAGGGAAACATGAAACGTTACAACCAG ACCACGCCCCCCCAGTACCGCGTCCAGGACATGAAGGTTCCCACCGCCGTCTTCTCGGGGGGGCACGACACGCTGGCCGACCCCAAAGACGTCGCTCTGCTCCTCACGCAG GTGTCCAATGTTGTGTTCCACCAGCACATTCCCCACTGGGACCACCTGGACTTCATTTGGGGTCTGGACGCCCCCCAGCTGATGTTTCCCGCCATCCTCAAGCTGCTGCAGCGGGAACACTAG
- the atad1b gene encoding outer mitochondrial transmembrane helix translocase isoform X2, translating to MRQIGVKDVKLSEYEMSIAAHLVDPLSMQMSWRDIGGLDEVITELQETVIMPVQKRHLFQTSRLLQPPKGVLLYGPPGCGKTLIAKATAKEAGFRFINLQPSTLTDKWYGESQKLAAAVFSLAVKLQPAVIFVDEIDSFLRNRSSSDHEATAMMKAQFMSLWDGLDTDHRCQVIVMGATNRPQDLDSAILRRMPTRFHINQPSLRQREQILKLILENESVDESVELPEIAKETEGFSGSDLREMCRDGALLCVRDFVHTRSDGPSEDFIRPIHASDLQRAIAKMKKSKMAGGHGALLHAALD from the exons ATGCGGCAGATCGGCGTCAAAGATGTCAAGCTGTCCGAGTACGAGATGAGCATCGCCGCACACCTGGTGGACCCGCTTAGCATGCAG ATGTCGTGGCGCGACATTGGCGGTCTCGACGAGGTCATCACGGAGCTCCAGGAGACCGTCATCATGCCCGTCCAAAAACGACATCTCTTCCAAACATCCAGACTGCTGCAGCCCCCCAAAG GGGTCCTGCTCTACGGGCCGCCCGGTTGCGGCAAGACGCTGATTGCCAAGGCGACGGCCAAGGAGGCGGGCTTCCGCTTCATCAACCTGCAGCCCAGCACGTTGACGGACAAGTGGTACGGCGAATCGCAGAAGCTCGCCGCCGCCGTCTTCTCCTTGGCCGTCAAACTGCAGCCCGCCGTCATCTTCGTCGACGAAATAG ATTCGTTCCTGAGGAATCGCTCGAGCTCGGACCACGAGGCGACGGCCATGATGAAGGCGCAGTTCATGAGTCTGTGGGATGGCCTAGACACGGACCACCGCTGTCAG GTGATCGTCATGGGCGCCACCAACCGACCGCAAGATCTGGACTCTGCCATCTTGAGGAGGATGCCCACCAGGTTCCACATCAACCAGCCG AGTTTGCGTCAGCGGGAGCAGATCCTCAAACTTATCCTGGAAAACGAGAGC GTGGACGAGTCAGTGGAGCTTCCCGAGATCGCCAAGGAAACGGAAGGATTCTCCGGAAGTGACCTTCGGGAGATGTGCCGCGACGGCGCCCTGCTGTGCGTTCGAGACTTTGTGCACACTCGCAGCGACGG CCCGTCGGAAGATTTCATCCGTCCCATTCACGCGTCCGACCTACAGAGAGCCATTGCCAAGATGAAGAAATCGAAGATGGCGGGGGGGCACGGCGCCCTGCTGCACGCCGCTCTGGACTGA